In the Nocardioides marmotae genome, TCACGATGTCCTACGCCCAACCCCTCGACTGAGCCCCTCGACTGAGCCCCGCGCGCGTTGCAGCTCCGTACGGCGCGGTAGAGGCACCGACAGCGCCCTCCGGTCAGTCGCGGTCCCCACGGTCGCCGCGGCCGCCGCGGCCCTCGCGGGACGGCGTGGCCGAGGGGTCGTCGGTCGGCAGCCCGCTGGGGTCGGGGCTCTCGGAGGGGGAGGGGTCCTCGGTCGGCTGGTAGGTCGAGACCACGATGGTGATCGTCGATTCCTGCGGCAGGGGCTCGCCGGCGTTCGGGCTCTGCTGGATCACCGTGCCGGCGGGCTCGGTGGTGTCGGAGGAGCGGACCACGGAGACCCGGAACCCTGCCTCGGTGATGATCCGCTCGGCCTCCCGCTGACGGCGGCCGACCACGTCGGGGACCTCCTCGGGCCCGTCGGAGTAGGCGATGGTGATCGTCGCGCCCTCGGCGACCTCCTGGCCCGCGGCGGGCTCCTGGGCCACGACCTCGCCGGCCGGCTCGTCGGACTCGGTCTCCTCCTGGTTGGTGCGCAGGCCGAAGGAGCGCAGCTGCGCGGCGGCGTCGGCCCGGCTCAGCCCGACGACCGAGGGCACGGTCACCTGCGGCTCGCCCAGGGAGACCACGATGTCGACGCTGGTGCCGGGGTCGACGTACTGGTCGCGGTTGGGCTGCTGCTCGGCGACCTTCCCGGCGGGGATGTTCTCGTTCTCGGCGAAGGAGACGTCCCCGACGCTCAGCCCGGCCTCGCGGATGGCGGCCCGGGCCTGGTCGTCGTTGAGGCGGATCAGGTTCGGCACCGGCACCTGCTCGGGCGGGGACTCGAAGAGCCGGGGGAGCAGCAGCGCGCCGCCCACCACGATCGCGAGGACCAGCGCCACGACGAGCGCCACGATCCCCGCACGTCGGCCCGGACGTTCCTCCCCGGCCTGCGGCAGCGGCGGGCGCACCGCGGTCGGCGGCCCGCTCGAGGCGACCGGCGCGGCCGTCATCGTCGGCGGGGGCGACGGCGGGGCGACCGCCTGCACCGGCCGGCCGGCGAGGTAGCGCTCGATGTCGCTGCGCATCGCCGCGGCGGACTGGTAGCGGTCCTCGACCCGCTTGGCGAGCGCCTTCATCACGATCGCGTCGACCTCGGGCGGGAGGTCCTGGTCGTGGTCCGACGGCGGCCGGGCCGGCTCGCGGACGTGCTGGTAGGCGACCGCGACCGGGCTGTCGCCGACGAACGGCGGGCGGCCGGTGAGCAGCTCGTAGAGCAGGCAGCCGGCGGAGTAGACGTCGGAGCGGGAGTCGACGGTCTCGCCGCGGGCCTGCTCGGGGGAGAGGTACTGCGCGGTGCCGACGACGGCCGCGGTCTGGGTCATCGTCGAGGAGGCGTCGCTGATCGCCCGGGCGATGCCGAAGTCCATCACCTTGACGTCGCCCGACGGCGTCAGCATGACGTTGCCGGGTTTGATGTCGCGGTGGATGATCCCCGCGCGGTGGCTGTAGTCGAGCGCCGCGAGCACGCCGCTGGTGATCTCCAGGGCCCGCTCGGGCAGGATCTTGCGGCCCTCGCGGAGGATGTCGCGCAGGGTCCGCCCGGCGACGTACTCCATCACGATGTAGGGCTGGGCCACGCCGCTGCCGTCGGTGGCGATCTCCTCGCCGGTGTCGTAGACGG is a window encoding:
- the pknB gene encoding Stk1 family PASTA domain-containing Ser/Thr kinase: MAEVRKGIDTRLGRVVAVKRLRTDLASDATFQARFRREAQSSASLNHPAIVAVYDTGEEIATDGSGVAQPYIVMEYVAGRTLRDILREGRKILPERALEITSGVLAALDYSHRAGIIHRDIKPGNVMLTPSGDVKVMDFGIARAISDASSTMTQTAAVVGTAQYLSPEQARGETVDSRSDVYSAGCLLYELLTGRPPFVGDSPVAVAYQHVREPARPPSDHDQDLPPEVDAIVMKALAKRVEDRYQSAAAMRSDIERYLAGRPVQAVAPPSPPPTMTAAPVASSGPPTAVRPPLPQAGEERPGRRAGIVALVVALVLAIVVGGALLLPRLFESPPEQVPVPNLIRLNDDQARAAIREAGLSVGDVSFAENENIPAGKVAEQQPNRDQYVDPGTSVDIVVSLGEPQVTVPSVVGLSRADAAAQLRSFGLRTNQEETESDEPAGEVVAQEPAAGQEVAEGATITIAYSDGPEEVPDVVGRRQREAERIITEAGFRVSVVRSSDTTEPAGTVIQQSPNAGEPLPQESTITIVVSTYQPTEDPSPSESPDPSGLPTDDPSATPSREGRGGRGDRGDRD